The Scyliorhinus torazame isolate Kashiwa2021f chromosome 7, sScyTor2.1, whole genome shotgun sequence genome has a window encoding:
- the LOC140427317 gene encoding histone H4-like, with protein MSGRGKGSKGLGKGGAKRHRKVLHDKIQGTAKPAIRHLAHRGGVKQTSGLIYEETRGVLKVFLENVIRDAVTYTELAKRKTVTAMDVVYTLKRPGCTLYGFGG; from the coding sequence ATGTCTGGCAGAGGAAAAGGAAGCAAAGGACTGGGAAAAGGCGGAGCAAAGCGACACCGCAAAGTGCTTCATGATAAGATCCAGGGTACCGCCAAACCAGCAATCCGCCACCTGGCTCACCGTGGAGGGGTCAAGCAGACCTCAGGTTTGATCTATGAGGAAACTCGTGGGGTGttgaaggttttcctggagaatgtgatcagggatGCAGTCACCTACACTGAACTCGCCAAGCGCAAGACGGTTACTGCCATGGATGTGGTTTACACTCTGAAACGCCCAGGCTGCACTCTCTATGGATTTGGTGGCTGA